TCGACCTCGCCCGCCAGCGCCAGGTCGGTATAGGCGCGCATGCGGCGGTCGCCGGCCGTCTGGATCAGGTAAGGTGTGTTGGAACAGAGATAGACCTGCCAGCCGAGCTCGACGATGTTGTCGAACCACTCGGCCTCCGAGGCCGTGGAGACGATGATCCGGTCGCCCGCCAGCTCGGTCAGCCGCTGGTACATCGGCCGCGGCACCGAATATTTGATCGCGACGACATTGGGCAGATCGGCGAGCCGGGCGCAGAGCTCCGGGCTCATCAGATAGCCAGAATCGGGATGGCTCCAGAGCGCCATGCCGATATTCACCTGCTCGCTGATATGCCGGTAATAGGCGTAGAGCGTTTCCTCCTGGGCGTTCAGGAAATGCAGCACCGGGGCGTGGACGACGATGTAGCCGGCGCCGATCGCTTCGGCGTGGCGGGCGAGCTCAAGCACCACGTCGAGGTTCTGGTCGGAACAGGACATGATCGTGCCGGCCTTGCCGCGTGCCTCGTCCACGGCGATGTCGAAGCTCAGCTTTCGCTCTGCGATCGACATGGCGAAAAACTCGCCCTGCTTGCCGCTGATGAACAGGCCATCGATGCCGAGGTCATCGATCCAGTGGCGGATATTGGCTCTCAGCGCCGGCTCGTCGAGGGCGAGATCGGGCGTGAAGGGGTTGAGCGCTGCCGCCCAGATTCCCTTCATATGCGCGCGGGCATAGGCCTTGGCATCGACCTTTGCGTAGTTCATCCGTGTGCTCCATTGGCGGTCGCATCCGCGATCGCACGCCACAGGCGCGCGGCGGTAAGTGGCATGTCGAGATGGCGGACGCCGAGCGGCGCGAGGGCGTCGAGCGTGGCATTGACGACCGCGGCGGGCGCGCCGATGCAGCCCGCCTCGCCGACGCCCTTGGCGCCGAGCCTGTTCATCGCCGAAGGGATGGGGCGGGATTCCAGTATGACCGCCGGCATGTCGGAGGCGCGCAGCACGCCGTAATCCATGAGCGAGCCGGTCAGGAGCTGGCCGTGGCCGTCATAGACGATGCGCTCGAGCAGCGCCTCGCCCAGACCCTGCGCCAGGCCGCCGACGAGCTGGCCCTCGACCAGCATCGGGTTGACCACGACGCCGGGATCATCGATCCAGACCAGCTTGTCGATACTGAGGACACAGGTGTCGCGGTCGACGGTCACGGCGGCGAGGACAGCGCCGCTCGCCCAAGCCTCCTGGGCCTCATAGCGCAGGTCGACCGCGCAGCGGAGCCCGCCGGCGGCTTCGTCCGCCTTCGTGGCTTCGGCGATGTCGCGCCAGGTCACGACCTGTCGGCCCTGTCCGCAGACGTCGAACCCGCGGGCATGGGGTTTCACCACGATCGTTTCGGTCTGCAGCAGCCGGGCGGCGACGGCCTGCGCCTTGGCCTGAAAGGCGGCTGCCGCCTGAAGCAGCGCGCTGCCGCCGATGGCGGTCGAGCGGCTCGCCAGCGCCCCGATGCCGGTTGAAATCGTTGCGGTATCGCCGTGCCGGATCTGAACGGTCTCCGGTGCGACGCCCAGGACCGAGGCGACGATCTGCGCGGCGGCGGTCTCCCGGCCTTGCCCCTGGGCGGTGGAGCCGGTCGCGGCAATGATCCGGCCTAGGTCGTCGAGCCCGACGCGGGCGCTTTCCCATCCGGTTCCGCAGGGTTCGACATAGACGGCGAGGCCGATGCCGCGCAGTCCGCCGCGGCGGCGGTGGCGCGCCCGCTCGGCCTTCAGCCCTGGATAGTCGCCGCGCTCGCAGGCCCGGGCCAGAAGCCCGGCGAAATCGGCGGTATCCAGCGTCTCGCCGGTCGGGGTCCGCCCCGGCAGGCGGCGGCGCGCGATCAGGTTCTTCCGGCGCAGCAGCGCCGGATCACGGCCGATGGTCGATGCGGCGGTCTCGACCAGCCGCTCCATCAGCATGGTCGCTTCGGGCCGCCCGGCGCCCCGGTAGATGTTGATCGCCGCCGTCGACGTGACGAAACCCGCCATCCGGATATCGACCGCAGCGATCTTGTAAGGACCGGGCAGGATGCGGCCCGCATTGCGTGCCGGAACGACGGCCGAGAAGGGCATCCAGTAACCGAGTGGGAAACGGCCCGACGCCCGCAAGGCGAGGAATCGCCCGTCTTCGGCGATGGCGAGTTCGCCGTGCATCACGCCGCCGCGCCCTTGCGTCGCCGCCTGGAAATCCTCGCTGCGCGTTGCGCACCATTTGACCGGGCGACCGAGCCGGAGCGCGGCGAATGCAACGACGGCGTCCTCCGGATAGAGTGAGGCCTTGCCGCCGAAGGCGCCGCCGACATCCGGCGCGACCACCCGGATCGCGTCTTCGGCGAGCGACAGGATACGGGCGAGCTCGGCGCGCGCGCGGTGCGGTGTCTGGGTCGACAGCCAGACGGTCAGCAGGCCGGAAGCCGCGTCGAACTCCGCCAGCGCGACGCGCGGCTCGAGCGCCATGGGCGCAAGGCGTGCATGTTCGATGGTTGCCGTCACGACATGGCGGGCCGTCGCGAAAGCCGCGTCGACATCGCCTTGACGCCAGCGCTCGGTGAACGCCTCCGGACGTTCGCCAGGCGCGTCGGTTTCGATCTCGATGATAACGGCTTGAGCGGCATCGCAAGCCGCGCTCCGGGTTTCGGCGATCACGGCGGCGATCGGCTGGCCGACCGCGTCGACCCGTCCCAGCGCCAGCAAGCCTGGAGCCGGCGGGTCGATCCCGGTGATCAGTCCATTGATATCGAGACCGGGCAGGTCGGCGAGGTCGACGCCGGCAAGGATGCAGGCGACGTCCGGATTGTCCCGGGCCGCGGCGATGTCGACCGTGACGATGCGCCCGGCGGCGAAGGGCGAGCGGACGAATTCGAGATGCAGGCACCGAGGCGGCAAGAGATCGTCGACGAAGGTCCCTCGGCCCGTGACGAGGCGCTCGTCCTCGACACGGCGGCGCCCATCGCCAAGGGGCGATCCGGCATTGCCGAGCGGGACGGGCGGAGACATCATGTCGATCTCGAAAGCGGCGCTGTGGCGCTGCGGTTCGAGAACGGTAGAAGCCGATTATTTATATGGGAACTTGAGTTCTGAGTATTGATTTATATGAAATCAATATGAATTAAGCGGGTCGCGAGATCCAAGCTTTCGGAAGGGCCGCGATCGCAACCGTTTCGGGCAGGGCGCGGTCCGCGTCGGCGCTTCGCCGGCCATCGGTCGAACCGGATTGATGATCAAGAGGGTTTCGGGAAGCGGCCGACGGCGCCCGCCCGCGCGGGCGCCTCGTTCGTCACAAACCGCCTGGCGGGGCTTATTTCGCTGGCGGGCGGCCGGGGTTCACATGGCCGCAGCTCGAGCAGACCTGATTGTCCGGCTTCGAATAATAGGCATCGAAAACCG
This portion of the Phreatobacter stygius genome encodes:
- a CDS encoding dihydrodipicolinate synthase family protein gives rise to the protein MNYAKVDAKAYARAHMKGIWAAALNPFTPDLALDEPALRANIRHWIDDLGIDGLFISGKQGEFFAMSIAERKLSFDIAVDEARGKAGTIMSCSDQNLDVVLELARHAEAIGAGYIVVHAPVLHFLNAQEETLYAYYRHISEQVNIGMALWSHPDSGYLMSPELCARLADLPNVVAIKYSVPRPMYQRLTELAGDRIIVSTASEAEWFDNIVELGWQVYLCSNTPYLIQTAGDRRMRAYTDLALAGEVETARAIRDSLDPIRREFRKSRPAEKPQAHAKYWQELLGQRGGPVRPPLLALTEAERQATRAAFEACGLARAAGAPSSA
- a CDS encoding xanthine dehydrogenase family protein molybdopterin-binding subunit, with the protein product MMSPPVPLGNAGSPLGDGRRRVEDERLVTGRGTFVDDLLPPRCLHLEFVRSPFAAGRIVTVDIAAARDNPDVACILAGVDLADLPGLDINGLITGIDPPAPGLLALGRVDAVGQPIAAVIAETRSAACDAAQAVIIEIETDAPGERPEAFTERWRQGDVDAAFATARHVVTATIEHARLAPMALEPRVALAEFDAASGLLTVWLSTQTPHRARAELARILSLAEDAIRVVAPDVGGAFGGKASLYPEDAVVAFAALRLGRPVKWCATRSEDFQAATQGRGGVMHGELAIAEDGRFLALRASGRFPLGYWMPFSAVVPARNAGRILPGPYKIAAVDIRMAGFVTSTAAINIYRGAGRPEATMLMERLVETAASTIGRDPALLRRKNLIARRRLPGRTPTGETLDTADFAGLLARACERGDYPGLKAERARHRRRGGLRGIGLAVYVEPCGTGWESARVGLDDLGRIIAATGSTAQGQGRETAAAQIVASVLGVAPETVQIRHGDTATISTGIGALASRSTAIGGSALLQAAAAFQAKAQAVAARLLQTETIVVKPHARGFDVCGQGRQVVTWRDIAEATKADEAAGGLRCAVDLRYEAQEAWASGAVLAAVTVDRDTCVLSIDKLVWIDDPGVVVNPMLVEGQLVGGLAQGLGEALLERIVYDGHGQLLTGSLMDYGVLRASDMPAVILESRPIPSAMNRLGAKGVGEAGCIGAPAAVVNATLDALAPLGVRHLDMPLTAARLWRAIADATANGAHG